The DNA segment GCGGATCTCCGCCGGCTCGCTGGTCAAATGCAGAAAGTAGTGAGTCACTGCATCAATGAAGATTTTTAATTCGGTTTCACGAAGCGTCGCCATAGATTGTTTCCTGAAGCTTGGTCGATTCAAAACACGTGTCGTCATAGGGTCGGCTTGCGCTACTGGGAGACTTCCAGCAAAGCGTTGGCCAATTGTTCATCGGAAAACGGCTTATGCAAAAACCCCCGCGCCCCTTTCTTCAGGGCCGCGATCGCGGTGACCTTGTCGCTCAGGGCGGACACCACCAGAATGTTCAGGCCGGGATTGCGGGCGATAAGGATTTCAATGCAAGCGATGCCATCCATTTCCGGCATGGTCAGATCCATCGTCACCACATCCGGCATATTGCGCTGGCAAAGTTCAACCGCTTCGATGCCATTCTTTGCCAGTCCGACGATACTCAGTTGCCGCAAGCTCGGATGCAGCGCAATCCTTGCAATGCGTGAACGGATAATATTGGAATCATCCACGATAAGCAGTTTCACTTGTAAGCTCCCGGGATCCTAGATGGCGAAATGAATGCTGAATTGTGTAAACGCGTTTTCTCGGGACGAGAGGCGTATGCGGGCGCCTAGCTGCTCGACTTTGTGCTTGACGACATCCATGCCGACACCATGGCCGGCATCACGCGTGGCCTTGCCGGCAGTAGAAAATCCCGGCTCGAATATCTTCATCACGACCTGGCGGTCATCCAGCTCGTTTAACTGGGCTTCGGTGTAGCGCCTGGCCTGTAGTAAGGCCTCCCGGATCTTGTGCGGCACAAGCCCGCGCCCATCGTCGCGCAGCATCAATTCGTATTCCCCTGTTTCGCTTTGCTTGAGCGCGATCTGGATATTGCCGGCCGACGGCTTTGCCAGGCCGGCGCGTTCGGGCGCCGGCTCGATGCCATGGGCAATGGCATTGCGCAGCAACTGGACCGTTATATCCTGCAAGTCGTTGCGGGTCTGGTGCGGCAGCGCGCCCAGAAGCGCGAGATCGGTGTCCAGCCGCACTTCCTTGCCGTTATCAAGCGCAATCCGTTGGCTTAACTTGGCAAGATTTTGTGCAAATGTCTGGTCATCCACTGCCGGGGTGAAGGCATCATGATAGCCAGCCAGGCGTTCTACCAGGCTGCGGACCATGGCAACGCGCTGCAGGAATTCCTCCAGCGGAAATGGCAAGGCCAGGAGGTCATCGCCGGAGATATCGCCCTTTTCGCGCAGGCCCGCCAGCTGCGTCTCGAATTGCTGCGCCAGGTTTTCAAACATCTCCAGGTCTAACGCGGCCGCTTCCCCTTTCAGGGTATGAATCTTGCGGAAGATGGTACTGATCGTGCTGCGATAGTTGGCGGTATTGCCAGCGGAACGCAGGAAATCATTCACTTCGAGCAAGGTACGTTCGCTCGTTTCCAGAAACTGGTTCAGCGTTACGGGATTCACCTTGAGCAAATCAAGCATGATTTCCATTTCCGCCTTGGCTTCCCGTTTGGCCAGCTCCAGTGCGCGTTCGAGTTCGATCTGCTTAGTGACATCAATCACGGTCACCAGCAGATGCGATGTCTTGTCATTTTCCAGGACGCGATTGAACTGAAACTTGAGAAAGCGCCTGGCAGTCATCCCATTCGCGTCGGCCACCATGACTTCGAGCGCGGACATCGGGTTCAGGGCGGCGACCAACGCTTCCTTGACCCGATCGCCAAACAGCAGCTCGATGTAATCGCAGGCAGTCGTCACGCTTGCCTGTGACATCATTTCCTGCAGCACTGTACGAAAATCGCTATCCGGCACAATCGGGCGGCCCAGAATGTGCGGCAGCGATTGGGAGAATTGCGAGCCGATCCGGAATTGCGCATCGAGCAGGAACAACCCATCCTTGACGGTCCCCAGGATTTCAGCCGTTTCTTTTTGCGCGGCACCTACCTTGCGATCATTCGCTTGCAGGCGCCGAATGAACTTGAAGAGGATGAAGGCAAAATTAAGCAATGCCAGGACGATGCCGATCGTCTGCACGGTACGCAGCATGTCGGCTTTGGCATTGGCGGTCTGCTCCAGTTGCGTCGTCAGCTCATTCATCAGTGCCAGCAACTTCAGGTTATTGGCGCGGGCGTAACGATCTGCCGCCGCCAGCTGTTCCGGCGTAAATGCGCGCTCGGCGACAAGCGGGGCGAGTATTTTCTTGTAGGGCAGCCAGATTGCCTCGGCTTTCTGCAGGATGGCCTGTCCTTGCGGAATCGTGACGGCTGCGAGATAAATCGGCTTTTCATTTCCGCCAGTGACCATTGCGCCGCGTTGAAAGCCGATCAGCGTGCTATCAAACAAATTCACCGTTTTCTTTAGTTCCGCCAGCGCGCCGCTATCCGGCACGCCGCGCTGGACATCGCTCTCGGTGGTCAGCAGGGCTTTTGTCATCCGTTGCGACAGCATGCGCTGGCGTCCGGCCAGGTTGATGGCAAGGGCATCTTCAGAAATCTGGAATGAAATGTAAAAATTAAGCACCAATACAGCCAAGTCGAACACGAGAAAAAATGCGACGGCAAGAATGATTTCGCGGTATTTCCCGGTAGACGTGATTTTTGAATTTGCTTTCATATTGATCCCTGTCGGTGTCACCAATTTTTTATGCGGCGGCCCTTCGTACTGCCGCGATCCGGTTACCTCACTGCATTACAGCCTGCCCCTTTCCTGCTCGCTCTACCGACCGCACGGCGCTGGCCGGGAGAAGAACAGAGGCACCAGTTTGTTTACTGGCGGGCACAAAAAAAGCGTCCGAGACAAGCAAACATGATTTGCTTGTCTCGGACGCCTTTGCCCCTAAGATGCCGACTGCATTATCAGCATACTTTGAATTGATGCACCATCGTTGGCACAACACTTTCTTTAAAGCAAAGTTTATGCCACTCTCCGGCCATCTCAATTGGCGGTTCCGCATTCTTTCTGGTGAGTTCAAGTCCTGGCATGCACCACTTGCAAGAATGAAAACTACATTGGCGCACGTTATTAAAGCAGAGTTGCACCACTATGATTGGCGCCCTATCTCTGCAGCACTTCATGAACCGCATGACACGCATGGTCTTCGCTGTCTTTGCGCTGCGCCTACTGCTGATACGATCTTAGTATTTCAAATGCAACATTTTGACGCCCGAGTCCGGAATGCAGATTACATTGAGAGTAAATTTTGTTATAAGTAGTTGGATTATTAAAACGATAAATTACTTTCATGCGCAACCTTTACGACATTCTGGGACTGAGCAGCAACGCCACTGTCTTGCAAATCGAACAGGCATACCTTGTCCGGAAAAATGCATTCAAAGGCCAGGAAGGGCTCTTGTCAGAAGGAGCAAGCCTGGAAATGCGCGCGGTAGAAGAAGCTTATGCCTTGCTTTCATCGCCAGCCCGCCGTGAGCGCTATGATCAACAGTTAAAGAAGACGGCGAGCCAGCCGGTACGTTATGAGGTGGTGGAATCTCGCGGTTTCCCATGGATCGGCATTGCACTGCTGGCGTTAGTCTTGGTGGGCGGTTTATTTATCTATCAGCACCAGCAAAACAAGGCCCGCATCGAGCAGTTGCGGATCGAAGAATCCCGTGCAAAGGCCGAAGCGGAACAGGCCGAGCTGCTGGCGCTGGCAGAACAGCAGCGCCTGGAGAGCGAAAAATTGGCCCAGCAACGCGAAATGGAAGCGAATGCCCGCCGCGATTTGGAACGCAATCGTTATGAAAGCCAGCAAATTCATGGACAATTGGAGTCGTTTGAAGCACGGCGCCAACGGGAAATTAATCGCGAGGAAAGGGAAGCGCGCCAGGCGCGCGAACGTGAAGAATATGCGGCAAAGGCCGCCGTGCGGCAGCAGCATGCGGCCATGGAACGGGCATTGAGCCGTCCGATTGATGGCGGTTCGCGCCGCTCAGGCGTCACTGTCATTCAGAACGAGCCTGCGCGTCCTGCCTATCCGTCACAGCGTTAAGCATTTACTGAAACAGCGCCGGCTGTTGGCATCAACAATTCCCCTTCCCGATAAAGTGACTCTGCTTTGGATTGTGACCTCCTGGTAGTCGGCGGCGGCATCAATGGCACCGGCATTGCCCGCGATGCGGCCGGGCGTGGCCTTTCTGTCGTGCTGTGCGAGCAGGACGACCTTGCCGGCCACACCTCCTCCGCCTCTACCAAGCTGATCCATGGCGGCTTGCGCTACCTGGAGCAATTCGAATTCTCCCTGGTGCGCAAGGCCTTGCGCGAGCGCGAGCGCCTGCTGCGCGCGGCGCCGCATCTGATCCGGCCGTTGCGCTTCGTGCTGCCGCACGACCGTCACCAGCGGCCGGCATGGATGATCCAGGCCGGCCTGTTCCTGTATGACCATCTGGCGCGGCGCGAACTGTTGCCGGGCTCCCGTCGCATTGCCCTGCAGGCGCATCCGGCCGGTGCGCCCCTGAAAGCGGGGTTCGCCGATGGCTTCGTGTATTCCGACGGCTGGGTCGACGATGCACGGCTGGTGGTTGCCAACGCCATCGATGCCGCCGAGCGCGGCGCCACGATCCTGACGCGCACCCGGTGCGTCAGTGCAGTGCAACGCAGTGATGGCTGGCTCGCCACGCTCGCAGGCGCCGATGGTGCCACCATCACCGTGCGCGCACGTTGCCTGGTGAACGCCGCCGGCCCCTGGGCCGGACAATTTCACCAGAAAGCCTTGCCATCCCAACCCGGGCGCCCGATGCGCCTGGTCAAGGGCAGCCACATCATCGTCCGCAAGCTCTTCGAGCATCCGTTCGCCTATATTTTCCAGAATGCGGATGGCCGCATTGTCTTTGCCATTCCCTACGAATCTGACTTTACTCTGGTCGGCACGACCGACATCGACTTCCAGGGCGACCCCGGCAAGGCGGCGATCGACAGCGCTGAAATCGCCTATCTGTGCGAGCTGTGCAACCATTATTTCCGCAAGCCGGTGGCGCCGGCGGACATCGTCTGGACTTATTCGGGCGTGCGCCCCCTGCTTGATGACGGCACCGGCCCGGCCGCGGCGCTCACGCGCGACTACCAACTGGTCCTCGAGGATGGCGACGCGCCGCTGCTCTCGGTTTTCGGCGGCAAGATCACGACCTACCGCAAGCTGGCGGAAGAAGCGCTGGACCGCCTGGCGCCGCTGTTGCAGCCGCCACGCGGCGCCTGGACCGAGCATGCCCTTTTGCCAGGCGCAGACCTGGCGCCCGGCCAGTCTGCGGGCACCACCAGCTTTGACGATTTCATCCAACGCCAGCTGGCGCAATACCCATGGCTGCCGCCAGCGCTGGTGCTGCGCTATGCCCACGCCTATGGCTCGCGCATGGACCATCTCCTGCACGACTGTAGCAGCCTCTCCGACCTGGGCCTGGAAATTCTGCCCGGCCTTTATGAAATCGAAGCGCGACAATGGATGCAGCGAGAGTGGGCGCTTACAGCGGATGACATGCTCTGGCGCCGCTCCAAGCTCGGCCTGCATGTGCCGGCCGATGGCCCCGCCATCCTGGCAGCGTGGATCGCACGGCAACCGCAACCGGCCGACGCCCGGTTGGCGCCCTGAAAAACAAAAAGGCAGCCGAAGCTGCCTTTTCTTGACGCGAGTTGCGCTTAACGCTTTTGACGCAGTTTCGCGATTGCCGCCAGTTGTGCAATGGCCTGGGCCAGTTCGGCTTGCGCCTGGGCGTAATCAATCTTCGAATCCTTGTTGGCCATTGCTTCCTCGGCCAATTTCTTGGCTTCGGCTGCCTTGGCTTCGTCGAGGTCGGCACCGCGGATTGCGGTATCGGCCAGGACCGTCACCTTGTCCGGCTGTACCTCAAGGATGCCGCCGGCGACGAAGACGAGCTCTTCCTGCGCCTGACCGCCAACCTTGATGCGTACCGCACCCGGCTTGATGCGGGTGATCAGCGGGGTGTGCATCGGATAGATGCCCAGCTCGCCTGCTTCACCCGGCAACGCGACGAATTCGGCTTCGCCGGCGAAGATCAGCTCTTCGGCGGAAACCACGTCAACGTGAATAGTGTTTGCCATGTTGGAACCTTATATCGTTCGTCTTATCGGTGCGGCGAACCGTCTTCACGATTCGCCGCCAAGCGATCAGGCTGCCTTTTTGGATTCCTCAGCCATCTTGCGACCTTTTTCGATCGCTTCTTCGATGGTACCGACCATGTAGAAAGCCTGTTCCGGCAGGTGATCGAGTTCACCGGAAGCGATCATCTTGAAGCCCTTGATCGTGTCTTTCAGCGAAACGTACTTGCCCGGCGAACCGGTAAAGATTTCAGCAACGTGGAACGGCTGCGACAGGAAACGCTGCATCTTACGAGCACGTGCGACCAGCAGCTTGTCTTCCGGTGCCAGTTCGTCCATGCCCAGAATCGCGATAATGTCACGCAATTCCTTGTAGCGCTGCAGGGTACCTTGCACGGCGCGTGCCGT comes from the Janthinobacterium sp. 17J80-10 genome and includes:
- a CDS encoding type IV pili methyl-accepting chemotaxis transducer N-terminal domain-containing protein, producing the protein MKANSKITSTGKYREIILAVAFFLVFDLAVLVLNFYISFQISEDALAINLAGRQRMLSQRMTKALLTTESDVQRGVPDSGALAELKKTVNLFDSTLIGFQRGAMVTGGNEKPIYLAAVTIPQGQAILQKAEAIWLPYKKILAPLVAERAFTPEQLAAADRYARANNLKLLALMNELTTQLEQTANAKADMLRTVQTIGIVLALLNFAFILFKFIRRLQANDRKVGAAQKETAEILGTVKDGLFLLDAQFRIGSQFSQSLPHILGRPIVPDSDFRTVLQEMMSQASVTTACDYIELLFGDRVKEALVAALNPMSALEVMVADANGMTARRFLKFQFNRVLENDKTSHLLVTVIDVTKQIELERALELAKREAKAEMEIMLDLLKVNPVTLNQFLETSERTLLEVNDFLRSAGNTANYRSTISTIFRKIHTLKGEAAALDLEMFENLAQQFETQLAGLREKGDISGDDLLALPFPLEEFLQRVAMVRSLVERLAGYHDAFTPAVDDQTFAQNLAKLSQRIALDNGKEVRLDTDLALLGALPHQTRNDLQDITVQLLRNAIAHGIEPAPERAGLAKPSAGNIQIALKQSETGEYELMLRDDGRGLVPHKIREALLQARRYTEAQLNELDDRQVVMKIFEPGFSTAGKATRDAGHGVGMDVVKHKVEQLGARIRLSSRENAFTQFSIHFAI
- the glpD gene encoding glycerol-3-phosphate dehydrogenase, encoding MDCDLLVVGGGINGTGIARDAAGRGLSVVLCEQDDLAGHTSSASTKLIHGGLRYLEQFEFSLVRKALRERERLLRAAPHLIRPLRFVLPHDRHQRPAWMIQAGLFLYDHLARRELLPGSRRIALQAHPAGAPLKAGFADGFVYSDGWVDDARLVVANAIDAAERGATILTRTRCVSAVQRSDGWLATLAGADGATITVRARCLVNAAGPWAGQFHQKALPSQPGRPMRLVKGSHIIVRKLFEHPFAYIFQNADGRIVFAIPYESDFTLVGTTDIDFQGDPGKAAIDSAEIAYLCELCNHYFRKPVAPADIVWTYSGVRPLLDDGTGPAAALTRDYQLVLEDGDAPLLSVFGGKITTYRKLAEEALDRLAPLLQPPRGAWTEHALLPGADLAPGQSAGTTSFDDFIQRQLAQYPWLPPALVLRYAHAYGSRMDHLLHDCSSLSDLGLEILPGLYEIEARQWMQREWALTADDMLWRRSKLGLHVPADGPAILAAWIARQPQPADARLAP
- a CDS encoding F0F1 ATP synthase subunit epsilon — its product is MANTIHVDVVSAEELIFAGEAEFVALPGEAGELGIYPMHTPLITRIKPGAVRIKVGGQAQEELVFVAGGILEVQPDKVTVLADTAIRGADLDEAKAAEAKKLAEEAMANKDSKIDYAQAQAELAQAIAQLAAIAKLRQKR
- a CDS encoding response regulator, with protein sequence MKLLIVDDSNIIRSRIARIALHPSLRQLSIVGLAKNGIEAVELCQRNMPDVVTMDLTMPEMDGIACIEILIARNPGLNILVVSALSDKVTAIAALKKGARGFLHKPFSDEQLANALLEVSQ